One genomic window of Arvicola amphibius chromosome 4, mArvAmp1.2, whole genome shotgun sequence includes the following:
- the Stat3 gene encoding signal transducer and activator of transcription 3 isoform X2, with amino-acid sequence MAQWNQLQQLDTRYLEQLHQLYSDSFPMELRQFLAPWIESQDWAYAASKESHATLVFHNLLGEIDQQYSRFLQESNVLYQHNLRRIKQFLQSRYLEKPMEIARIVARCLWEESRLLQTAATAAQQGGQANHPTAAVVTEKQQMLEQHLQDVRKRVQDLEQKMKVVENLQDDFDFNYKTLKSQGDMQDLNGNNQSVTRQKMQQLEQMLTALDQMRRSIVSELAGLLSAMEYVQKTLTDEELADWKRRQQIACIGGPPNICLDRLENWITSLAESQLQTRQQIKKLEELQQKVSYKGDPIVQHRPMLEERIVELFRNLMKSAFVVERQPCMPMHPDRPLVIKTGVQFTTKVRLLVKFPELNYQLKIKVCIDKDSGDVAALRGSRKFNILGTNTKVMNMEESNNGSLSAEFKHLTLREQRCGNGGRANCDASLIVTEELHLITFETEVYHQGLKIDLETHSLPVVVISNICQMPNAWASILWYNMLTNNPKNVNFFTKPPIGTWDQVAEVLSWQFSSTTKRGLSIEQLTTLAEKLLGPGVNYSGCQITWAKFCKENMAGKGFSFWVWLDNIIDLVKKYILALWNEGYIMGFISKERERAILSTKPPGTFLLRFSESSKEGGVTFTWVEKDISGKTQIQSVEPYTKQQLNNMSFAEIIMGYKIMDATNILVSPLVYLYPDIPKEEAFGKYCRPESQEHPEADPGAAPYLKTKFICVTPTTCSNTIDLPMSPRTLDSLMQFGNNGEGAEPSAGGQFESLTFEMDSSPM; translated from the exons GGCATATGCAGCCAGCAAAGAGTCCCATGCTACGCTGGTGTTTCATAACCTCTTGGGTGAGATCGACCAGCAGTATAGCCGATTCCTGCAAGAGTCCAATGTCCTCTATCAACACAACCTGCGAAGAATCAAGCAGTTCCTGCAG AGCAGGTATCTGGAGAAGCCGATGGAAATTGCCCGGATCGTGGCCCGATGCCTGTGGGAAGAGTCTCGCCTCCTCCAGACGGCAGCCACTGCAGCCCAG CAAGGGGGCCAGGCCAACCACCCAACAGCTGCTGTGGTGACAGAGAAGCAGCAGATGCTGGAGCAGCACCTTCAGGATGTCCGGAAGCGTGTGCAG GATCTGGAGCAGAAAATGAAAGTGGTAGAGAATCTCCAGGACGACTTTGATTTTAACTATAAAACCCTCAAGAGCCAAGGAG ACATGCAGGATCTGAACGGAAACAACCAGTCTGTGACCAGACAGAAGATGCAGCAGCTGGAACAGATGCTCACAGCTCTGGACCAGATGCGGAGA AGCATCGTGAGTGAGCTGGCGGGACTCTTGTCAGCAATGGAGTACGTGCAGAAGACACTCACAGACGAAGAACTGGCTGACTGGAAGAGGCGGCAGCAGATCGCGTGCATTGGAGGCCCTCCCAACATCTGCCTGGACCGCCTGGAAAACTG GATAACGTCATTAGCAGAATCTCAACTTCAGACCCGCCAACAAATTAAGAAACTGGAGGAACTGCAGCAAAAAGTGTCCTACAAGGGGGATCCTATTGTGCAGCACCGGCCAATGCTGGAGGAGAGAATTGTGGAGCTGTTCAGAAACCTAATGAAAAG TGCCTTCGTGGTGGAGCGGCAGCCCTGCATGCCCATGCACCCTGACCGGCCCCTCGTCATCAAGACTGGTGTCCAGTTCACTACAAAAGTCAG GTTGCTGGTCAAATTTCCTGAGTTGAATTATCAGCTTAAAATTAAAGTGTGCATTGACAA GGACTCTGGGGATGTTGCTGCTCTCAGAGG ATCTCGGAAATTTAACATTCTGGGCACAAACACAAAAGTGATGAACATGGAAGAGTCCAACAACGGCAGCCTGTCTGCGGAATTCAAGCACTTG aCCCTGAGGGAGCAGAGATGTGGGAATGGGGGCCGTGCCAATTGTGAT GCCTCCTTGATTGTGACTGAGGAGCTGCATCTGATCACCTTCGAGACTGAGGTGTATCACCAAGGCCTCAAGATTGACCTAGAG ACCCATTCCTTGCCAGTTGTGGTGATCTCCAACATCTGCCAGATGCCAAATGCTTGGGCATCGATCCTGTGGTATAACATGCTGACCAACAACCCCAAG AACGTGAACTTCTTCACCAAGCCACCAATCGGAACCTGGGACCAAGTGGCCGAGGTGCTCAGCTGGCAGTTCTCCTCCACCACAAAGCGAGGACTGAGCATCGAGCAGCTCACTACGCTGGCCGAGAAGCTCTTAG GACCTGGTGTAAACTACTCAGGGTGTCAGATCACATGGGCTAAGTTTTGCAAA GAAAACATGGCTGGCAAGGGCTTCTCCTTCTGGGTGTGGCTAGACAATATCATTGACCTTGTGAAAAAGTACATCTTGGCCCTTTGGAATGAAGG GTACATCATGGGTTTCATCAGCAAGGAGCGGGAGCGGGCCATCCTGAGCACGAAGCCCCCGGGCACCTTCCTGCTGAGATTCAGCGAGAGCAGCAAAGAAGGAGGGGTCACTTTCACTTGGGTGGAAAAGGACATCAGTG GCAAGACCCAGATCCAGTCTGTAGAGCCATACACCAAACAGCAGCTAAACAACATGTCTTTTGCTGAAATCATCATGGGCTATAAGATCATGGACGCCACCAACATCCTGGTGTCTCCGCTGGTCTACCTCTACCCTGACATTCCTAAGGAGGAGGCGTTTGGAAAGTACTGTCGACCGGAGAGCCAGGAGCATCCTGAAGCTGACCCAG GTGCTGCCCCTTACCTGAAGACCAAGTTCATCTGTGTGACCCC AACGACCTGCAGCAATACCATTGACCTGCCGATGTCCCCCCGCACTTTAGATTCATTGATGCAGTTTGGAAATAACGGTGAAGGTGCTGAGCCCTCGGCAGGAGGGCAGTTTG AGTCACTCACGTTTGAAATGGACTCCTCCCCCATGTGA
- the Stat3 gene encoding signal transducer and activator of transcription 3 isoform X4 — translation MAQWNQLQQLDTRYLEQLHQLYSDSFPMELRQFLAPWIESQDWAYAASKESHATLVFHNLLGEIDQQYSRFLQESNVLYQHNLRRIKQFLQSRYLEKPMEIARIVARCLWEESRLLQTAATAAQQGGQANHPTAAVVTEKQQMLEQHLQDVRKRVQDLEQKMKVVENLQDDFDFNYKTLKSQGDMQDLNGNNQSVTRQKMQQLEQMLTALDQMRRSIVSELAGLLSAMEYVQKTLTDEELADWKRRQQIACIGGPPNICLDRLENWITSLAESQLQTRQQIKKLEELQQKVSYKGDPIVQHRPMLEERIVELFRNLMKSAFVVERQPCMPMHPDRPLVIKTGVQFTTKVRLLVKFPELNYQLKIKVCIDKDSGDVAALRGSRKFNILGTNTKVMNMEESNNGSLSAEFKHLTLREQRCGNGGRANCDASLIVTEELHLITFETEVYHQGLKIDLETHSLPVVVISNICQMPNAWASILWYNMLTNNPKNVNFFTKPPIGTWDQVAEVLSWQFSSTTKRGLSIEQLTTLAEKLLGPGVNYSGCQITWAKFCKENMAGKGFSFWVWLDNIIDLVKKYILALWNEGYIMGFISKERERAILSTKPPGTFLLRFSESSKEGGVTFTWVEKDISGKTQIQSVEPYTKQQLNNMSFAEIIMGYKIMDATNILVSPLVYLYPDIPKEEAFGKYCRPESQEHPEADPGAAPYLKTKFICVTPFIDAVWK, via the exons GGCATATGCAGCCAGCAAAGAGTCCCATGCTACGCTGGTGTTTCATAACCTCTTGGGTGAGATCGACCAGCAGTATAGCCGATTCCTGCAAGAGTCCAATGTCCTCTATCAACACAACCTGCGAAGAATCAAGCAGTTCCTGCAG AGCAGGTATCTGGAGAAGCCGATGGAAATTGCCCGGATCGTGGCCCGATGCCTGTGGGAAGAGTCTCGCCTCCTCCAGACGGCAGCCACTGCAGCCCAG CAAGGGGGCCAGGCCAACCACCCAACAGCTGCTGTGGTGACAGAGAAGCAGCAGATGCTGGAGCAGCACCTTCAGGATGTCCGGAAGCGTGTGCAG GATCTGGAGCAGAAAATGAAAGTGGTAGAGAATCTCCAGGACGACTTTGATTTTAACTATAAAACCCTCAAGAGCCAAGGAG ACATGCAGGATCTGAACGGAAACAACCAGTCTGTGACCAGACAGAAGATGCAGCAGCTGGAACAGATGCTCACAGCTCTGGACCAGATGCGGAGA AGCATCGTGAGTGAGCTGGCGGGACTCTTGTCAGCAATGGAGTACGTGCAGAAGACACTCACAGACGAAGAACTGGCTGACTGGAAGAGGCGGCAGCAGATCGCGTGCATTGGAGGCCCTCCCAACATCTGCCTGGACCGCCTGGAAAACTG GATAACGTCATTAGCAGAATCTCAACTTCAGACCCGCCAACAAATTAAGAAACTGGAGGAACTGCAGCAAAAAGTGTCCTACAAGGGGGATCCTATTGTGCAGCACCGGCCAATGCTGGAGGAGAGAATTGTGGAGCTGTTCAGAAACCTAATGAAAAG TGCCTTCGTGGTGGAGCGGCAGCCCTGCATGCCCATGCACCCTGACCGGCCCCTCGTCATCAAGACTGGTGTCCAGTTCACTACAAAAGTCAG GTTGCTGGTCAAATTTCCTGAGTTGAATTATCAGCTTAAAATTAAAGTGTGCATTGACAA GGACTCTGGGGATGTTGCTGCTCTCAGAGG ATCTCGGAAATTTAACATTCTGGGCACAAACACAAAAGTGATGAACATGGAAGAGTCCAACAACGGCAGCCTGTCTGCGGAATTCAAGCACTTG aCCCTGAGGGAGCAGAGATGTGGGAATGGGGGCCGTGCCAATTGTGAT GCCTCCTTGATTGTGACTGAGGAGCTGCATCTGATCACCTTCGAGACTGAGGTGTATCACCAAGGCCTCAAGATTGACCTAGAG ACCCATTCCTTGCCAGTTGTGGTGATCTCCAACATCTGCCAGATGCCAAATGCTTGGGCATCGATCCTGTGGTATAACATGCTGACCAACAACCCCAAG AACGTGAACTTCTTCACCAAGCCACCAATCGGAACCTGGGACCAAGTGGCCGAGGTGCTCAGCTGGCAGTTCTCCTCCACCACAAAGCGAGGACTGAGCATCGAGCAGCTCACTACGCTGGCCGAGAAGCTCTTAG GACCTGGTGTAAACTACTCAGGGTGTCAGATCACATGGGCTAAGTTTTGCAAA GAAAACATGGCTGGCAAGGGCTTCTCCTTCTGGGTGTGGCTAGACAATATCATTGACCTTGTGAAAAAGTACATCTTGGCCCTTTGGAATGAAGG GTACATCATGGGTTTCATCAGCAAGGAGCGGGAGCGGGCCATCCTGAGCACGAAGCCCCCGGGCACCTTCCTGCTGAGATTCAGCGAGAGCAGCAAAGAAGGAGGGGTCACTTTCACTTGGGTGGAAAAGGACATCAGTG GCAAGACCCAGATCCAGTCTGTAGAGCCATACACCAAACAGCAGCTAAACAACATGTCTTTTGCTGAAATCATCATGGGCTATAAGATCATGGACGCCACCAACATCCTGGTGTCTCCGCTGGTCTACCTCTACCCTGACATTCCTAAGGAGGAGGCGTTTGGAAAGTACTGTCGACCGGAGAGCCAGGAGCATCCTGAAGCTGACCCAG GTGCTGCCCCTTACCTGAAGACCAAGTTCATCTGTGTGACCCC ATTCATTGATGCAGTTTGGAAATAA
- the Stat3 gene encoding signal transducer and activator of transcription 3 isoform X3, which yields MAQWNQLQQLDTRYLEQLHQLYSDSFPMELRQFLAPWIESQDWAYAASKESHATLVFHNLLGEIDQQYSRFLQESNVLYQHNLRRIKQFLQSRYLEKPMEIARIVARCLWEESRLLQTAATAAQQGGQANHPTAAVVTEKQQMLEQHLQDVRKRVQDLEQKMKVVENLQDDFDFNYKTLKSQGDMQDLNGNNQSVTRQKMQQLEQMLTALDQMRRSIVSELAGLLSAMEYVQKTLTDEELADWKRRQQIACIGGPPNICLDRLENWITSLAESQLQTRQQIKKLEELQQKVSYKGDPIVQHRPMLEERIVELFRNLMKSAFVVERQPCMPMHPDRPLVIKTGVQFTTKVRLLVKFPELNYQLKIKVCIDKDSGDVAALRGSRKFNILGTNTKVMNMEESNNGSLSAEFKHLTLREQRCGNGGRANCDASLIVTEELHLITFETEVYHQGLKIDLETHSLPVVVISNICQMPNAWASILWYNMLTNNPKNVNFFTKPPIGTWDQVAEVLSWQFSSTTKRGLSIEQLTTLAEKLLGPGVNYSGCQITWAKFCKENMAGKGFSFWVWLDNIIDLVKKYILALWNEGYIMGFISKERERAILSTKPPGTFLLRFSESSKEGGVTFTWVEKDISGKTQIQSVEPYTKQQLNNMSFAEIIMGYKIMDATNILVSPLVYLYPDIPKEEAFGKYCRPESQEHPEADPGSAAPYLKTKFICVTPFIDAVWK from the exons GGCATATGCAGCCAGCAAAGAGTCCCATGCTACGCTGGTGTTTCATAACCTCTTGGGTGAGATCGACCAGCAGTATAGCCGATTCCTGCAAGAGTCCAATGTCCTCTATCAACACAACCTGCGAAGAATCAAGCAGTTCCTGCAG AGCAGGTATCTGGAGAAGCCGATGGAAATTGCCCGGATCGTGGCCCGATGCCTGTGGGAAGAGTCTCGCCTCCTCCAGACGGCAGCCACTGCAGCCCAG CAAGGGGGCCAGGCCAACCACCCAACAGCTGCTGTGGTGACAGAGAAGCAGCAGATGCTGGAGCAGCACCTTCAGGATGTCCGGAAGCGTGTGCAG GATCTGGAGCAGAAAATGAAAGTGGTAGAGAATCTCCAGGACGACTTTGATTTTAACTATAAAACCCTCAAGAGCCAAGGAG ACATGCAGGATCTGAACGGAAACAACCAGTCTGTGACCAGACAGAAGATGCAGCAGCTGGAACAGATGCTCACAGCTCTGGACCAGATGCGGAGA AGCATCGTGAGTGAGCTGGCGGGACTCTTGTCAGCAATGGAGTACGTGCAGAAGACACTCACAGACGAAGAACTGGCTGACTGGAAGAGGCGGCAGCAGATCGCGTGCATTGGAGGCCCTCCCAACATCTGCCTGGACCGCCTGGAAAACTG GATAACGTCATTAGCAGAATCTCAACTTCAGACCCGCCAACAAATTAAGAAACTGGAGGAACTGCAGCAAAAAGTGTCCTACAAGGGGGATCCTATTGTGCAGCACCGGCCAATGCTGGAGGAGAGAATTGTGGAGCTGTTCAGAAACCTAATGAAAAG TGCCTTCGTGGTGGAGCGGCAGCCCTGCATGCCCATGCACCCTGACCGGCCCCTCGTCATCAAGACTGGTGTCCAGTTCACTACAAAAGTCAG GTTGCTGGTCAAATTTCCTGAGTTGAATTATCAGCTTAAAATTAAAGTGTGCATTGACAA GGACTCTGGGGATGTTGCTGCTCTCAGAGG ATCTCGGAAATTTAACATTCTGGGCACAAACACAAAAGTGATGAACATGGAAGAGTCCAACAACGGCAGCCTGTCTGCGGAATTCAAGCACTTG aCCCTGAGGGAGCAGAGATGTGGGAATGGGGGCCGTGCCAATTGTGAT GCCTCCTTGATTGTGACTGAGGAGCTGCATCTGATCACCTTCGAGACTGAGGTGTATCACCAAGGCCTCAAGATTGACCTAGAG ACCCATTCCTTGCCAGTTGTGGTGATCTCCAACATCTGCCAGATGCCAAATGCTTGGGCATCGATCCTGTGGTATAACATGCTGACCAACAACCCCAAG AACGTGAACTTCTTCACCAAGCCACCAATCGGAACCTGGGACCAAGTGGCCGAGGTGCTCAGCTGGCAGTTCTCCTCCACCACAAAGCGAGGACTGAGCATCGAGCAGCTCACTACGCTGGCCGAGAAGCTCTTAG GACCTGGTGTAAACTACTCAGGGTGTCAGATCACATGGGCTAAGTTTTGCAAA GAAAACATGGCTGGCAAGGGCTTCTCCTTCTGGGTGTGGCTAGACAATATCATTGACCTTGTGAAAAAGTACATCTTGGCCCTTTGGAATGAAGG GTACATCATGGGTTTCATCAGCAAGGAGCGGGAGCGGGCCATCCTGAGCACGAAGCCCCCGGGCACCTTCCTGCTGAGATTCAGCGAGAGCAGCAAAGAAGGAGGGGTCACTTTCACTTGGGTGGAAAAGGACATCAGTG GCAAGACCCAGATCCAGTCTGTAGAGCCATACACCAAACAGCAGCTAAACAACATGTCTTTTGCTGAAATCATCATGGGCTATAAGATCATGGACGCCACCAACATCCTGGTGTCTCCGCTGGTCTACCTCTACCCTGACATTCCTAAGGAGGAGGCGTTTGGAAAGTACTGTCGACCGGAGAGCCAGGAGCATCCTGAAGCTGACCCAGGTA GTGCTGCCCCTTACCTGAAGACCAAGTTCATCTGTGTGACCCC ATTCATTGATGCAGTTTGGAAATAA
- the Stat3 gene encoding signal transducer and activator of transcription 3 isoform X1 encodes MAQWNQLQQLDTRYLEQLHQLYSDSFPMELRQFLAPWIESQDWAYAASKESHATLVFHNLLGEIDQQYSRFLQESNVLYQHNLRRIKQFLQSRYLEKPMEIARIVARCLWEESRLLQTAATAAQQGGQANHPTAAVVTEKQQMLEQHLQDVRKRVQDLEQKMKVVENLQDDFDFNYKTLKSQGDMQDLNGNNQSVTRQKMQQLEQMLTALDQMRRSIVSELAGLLSAMEYVQKTLTDEELADWKRRQQIACIGGPPNICLDRLENWITSLAESQLQTRQQIKKLEELQQKVSYKGDPIVQHRPMLEERIVELFRNLMKSAFVVERQPCMPMHPDRPLVIKTGVQFTTKVRLLVKFPELNYQLKIKVCIDKDSGDVAALRGSRKFNILGTNTKVMNMEESNNGSLSAEFKHLTLREQRCGNGGRANCDASLIVTEELHLITFETEVYHQGLKIDLETHSLPVVVISNICQMPNAWASILWYNMLTNNPKNVNFFTKPPIGTWDQVAEVLSWQFSSTTKRGLSIEQLTTLAEKLLGPGVNYSGCQITWAKFCKENMAGKGFSFWVWLDNIIDLVKKYILALWNEGYIMGFISKERERAILSTKPPGTFLLRFSESSKEGGVTFTWVEKDISGKTQIQSVEPYTKQQLNNMSFAEIIMGYKIMDATNILVSPLVYLYPDIPKEEAFGKYCRPESQEHPEADPGSAAPYLKTKFICVTPTTCSNTIDLPMSPRTLDSLMQFGNNGEGAEPSAGGQFESLTFEMDSSPM; translated from the exons GGCATATGCAGCCAGCAAAGAGTCCCATGCTACGCTGGTGTTTCATAACCTCTTGGGTGAGATCGACCAGCAGTATAGCCGATTCCTGCAAGAGTCCAATGTCCTCTATCAACACAACCTGCGAAGAATCAAGCAGTTCCTGCAG AGCAGGTATCTGGAGAAGCCGATGGAAATTGCCCGGATCGTGGCCCGATGCCTGTGGGAAGAGTCTCGCCTCCTCCAGACGGCAGCCACTGCAGCCCAG CAAGGGGGCCAGGCCAACCACCCAACAGCTGCTGTGGTGACAGAGAAGCAGCAGATGCTGGAGCAGCACCTTCAGGATGTCCGGAAGCGTGTGCAG GATCTGGAGCAGAAAATGAAAGTGGTAGAGAATCTCCAGGACGACTTTGATTTTAACTATAAAACCCTCAAGAGCCAAGGAG ACATGCAGGATCTGAACGGAAACAACCAGTCTGTGACCAGACAGAAGATGCAGCAGCTGGAACAGATGCTCACAGCTCTGGACCAGATGCGGAGA AGCATCGTGAGTGAGCTGGCGGGACTCTTGTCAGCAATGGAGTACGTGCAGAAGACACTCACAGACGAAGAACTGGCTGACTGGAAGAGGCGGCAGCAGATCGCGTGCATTGGAGGCCCTCCCAACATCTGCCTGGACCGCCTGGAAAACTG GATAACGTCATTAGCAGAATCTCAACTTCAGACCCGCCAACAAATTAAGAAACTGGAGGAACTGCAGCAAAAAGTGTCCTACAAGGGGGATCCTATTGTGCAGCACCGGCCAATGCTGGAGGAGAGAATTGTGGAGCTGTTCAGAAACCTAATGAAAAG TGCCTTCGTGGTGGAGCGGCAGCCCTGCATGCCCATGCACCCTGACCGGCCCCTCGTCATCAAGACTGGTGTCCAGTTCACTACAAAAGTCAG GTTGCTGGTCAAATTTCCTGAGTTGAATTATCAGCTTAAAATTAAAGTGTGCATTGACAA GGACTCTGGGGATGTTGCTGCTCTCAGAGG ATCTCGGAAATTTAACATTCTGGGCACAAACACAAAAGTGATGAACATGGAAGAGTCCAACAACGGCAGCCTGTCTGCGGAATTCAAGCACTTG aCCCTGAGGGAGCAGAGATGTGGGAATGGGGGCCGTGCCAATTGTGAT GCCTCCTTGATTGTGACTGAGGAGCTGCATCTGATCACCTTCGAGACTGAGGTGTATCACCAAGGCCTCAAGATTGACCTAGAG ACCCATTCCTTGCCAGTTGTGGTGATCTCCAACATCTGCCAGATGCCAAATGCTTGGGCATCGATCCTGTGGTATAACATGCTGACCAACAACCCCAAG AACGTGAACTTCTTCACCAAGCCACCAATCGGAACCTGGGACCAAGTGGCCGAGGTGCTCAGCTGGCAGTTCTCCTCCACCACAAAGCGAGGACTGAGCATCGAGCAGCTCACTACGCTGGCCGAGAAGCTCTTAG GACCTGGTGTAAACTACTCAGGGTGTCAGATCACATGGGCTAAGTTTTGCAAA GAAAACATGGCTGGCAAGGGCTTCTCCTTCTGGGTGTGGCTAGACAATATCATTGACCTTGTGAAAAAGTACATCTTGGCCCTTTGGAATGAAGG GTACATCATGGGTTTCATCAGCAAGGAGCGGGAGCGGGCCATCCTGAGCACGAAGCCCCCGGGCACCTTCCTGCTGAGATTCAGCGAGAGCAGCAAAGAAGGAGGGGTCACTTTCACTTGGGTGGAAAAGGACATCAGTG GCAAGACCCAGATCCAGTCTGTAGAGCCATACACCAAACAGCAGCTAAACAACATGTCTTTTGCTGAAATCATCATGGGCTATAAGATCATGGACGCCACCAACATCCTGGTGTCTCCGCTGGTCTACCTCTACCCTGACATTCCTAAGGAGGAGGCGTTTGGAAAGTACTGTCGACCGGAGAGCCAGGAGCATCCTGAAGCTGACCCAGGTA GTGCTGCCCCTTACCTGAAGACCAAGTTCATCTGTGTGACCCC AACGACCTGCAGCAATACCATTGACCTGCCGATGTCCCCCCGCACTTTAGATTCATTGATGCAGTTTGGAAATAACGGTGAAGGTGCTGAGCCCTCGGCAGGAGGGCAGTTTG AGTCACTCACGTTTGAAATGGACTCCTCCCCCATGTGA
- the LOC119812127 gene encoding signal transducer and activator of transcription 5A, translating into MAGWIQAQQLQGDALRQMQVLYGQHFPIEVRHYLAQWIESQPWDAIDLDNPQDRGQATQLLEGLVQELQKKAEHQVGEDGFLLKIKLGHYATQLQNTYDRCPMELVRCIRHILYNEQRLVREANNCSSPAGVLADALSQKHLQINQTFEELRLITQDTENELKKLQQTQEYFIIQYQESLRIQAQFAQLAQLNPQERMSRETALQQKQVSLEAWLQREAQTLQQYRVELAEKHQKTLQLLRKQQTIILDDELIQWKRRQQLAGNGGPPEGSLDVLQSWCEKLAEIIWQNRQQIRRAEHLCQQLPIPGPVEEMLAEVNATITDIISALVTSTFIIEKQPPQVLKTQTKFAATVRLLVGGKLNVHMNPPQVKATIISEQQAKSLLKNESTRNECSGEILNNCCVMEYHQATGTLSAHFRNMSLKRIKRADRRGAESVTEEKFTVLFESQFSVGSNELVFQVKTLSLPVVVIVHGSQDHNATATVLWDNAFAEPGRVPFAVPDKVLWPQLCEALNMKFKAEVQSNRGLTKENLVFLAQKLFNSSSSHLDDYNSMSVSWSQFNRENLPGWNYTFWQWFDGVMEVLKKHHKPHWNDGAILGFVNKQQAHDLLINKPDGTFLLRFSDSEIGGITIAWKFDSPDRNLWNLKPFTTRDFSIRSLADRLGDLSYLIYVFPDRPKDEVFAKYYTPILAKAVDGYVKPQIRQVVPEFINASADAGASATYMDQAPSPVVCPQAHYNMYPQNSDQDGEFDLDESMDVARHVEELLRRPIDSLDPRLSPPAGLFTSARGSLS; encoded by the exons GGATGCCATTGACTTGGACAATCCCCAGGACCGAGGCCAGGCCACCCAGCTCCTGGAGGGCCTGGTGCAGGAGCTGCAGAAGAAGGCAGAACACCAGGTGGGGGAAGATGGGTTTTTGCTGAAGATCAAGCTGGGGCACTATGCCACACAGCTCCAG AACACCTACGACCGCTGCCCCATGGAGCTGGTTCGCTGTATCCGGCACATTCTGTACAACGAACAGCGGCTGGTCCGAGAAGCCAACAAC TGCAGCTCCCCTGCTGGTGTCCTGGCTGACGCCCTGTCCCAGAAACACCTTCAGATCAACCAGACGTTTGAGGAGCTGCGCCTCATCACACAGGACACGGAGAACGAGCTGAAGAAGCTGCAGCAGACCCAAGAGTACTTCATCATCCAGTATCAGGAGAGTCTGCGGATCCAAG ctcagtTTGCCCAGCTGGCCCAGCTGAACCCCCAGGAGCGCATGAGCCGGGAGACAGCCCTCCAGCAGAAGCAAGTGTCCCTGGAGGCCTGGCTACAGCGGGAGGCACAGACACTGCAGCAGTACCGTGTG GAGTTGGCTGAAAAGCACCAGAAAACCCTGCAGCTGCTGAGGAAGCAACAGACCATCATCCTGGATGACGAGCTGATCCAGTGGAAGCGGCGGCAGCAGCTGGCTGGGAACGGGGGTCCCCCTGAGGGCAGCCTGGATGTGCTGCAGTCCTG GTGTGAGAAGCTGGCCGAGATCATCTGGCAGAACCGGCAGCAGATCCGCAGAGCTGAGCACCTCTGCCAGCAGCTGCCCATCCCAGGCCCCGTGGAGGAGATGCTAGCCGAGGTCAATGCCACCATCACAGACATCATCTCAGCCCTGGTTACCAG CACTTTCATCATCGAGAAACAACCTCCTCAGGTCCTGAAGACCCAGACCAAGTTTGCAGCCACCGTGCGCCTGCTGGTGGGCGGGAAGCTGAATGTGCACATGAACCCCCCGCAGGTGAAGGCAACCATCATCAGCGAGCAGCAGGCCAAGTCCCTGCTCAAGAACGAGAGCACCCGCAA TGAGTGCAGCGGCGAGATCCTGAACAACTGCTGCGTCATGGAGTACCACCAGGCCACGGGCACCCTCAGCGCCCACTTCAGGAACATG TCCCTGAAAAGAATCAAGCGAGCCGATAGGCGTGGCGCGGAGTCTGTGACAGAGGAGAAGTTCACGGTCCTGTTTGAGTCCCAGTTCAGCGTTGGCAGCAATGAGCTCGTGTTCCAGGTGAAG ACCCTGTCCCTCCCTGTGGTTGTCATCGTTCACGGCAGCCAGGACCACAACGCTACTGCCAccgtgctgtgggacaatgcctTTGCTGAACCA GGCAGGGTGCCATTTGCCGTGCCTGACAAGGTGCTGTGGCCGCAGCTGTGTGAAGCGCTCAACATGAAATTCAAGGCCGAAGTGCAGAGCAACCGGGGCCTGACCAAGGAGAACCTGGTGTTCCTGGCTCAGAAACTgttcaacagcagcagcagccacctcGATGACTACAACAGCATGTCCGTATCCTGGTCCCAGTTCAACCGG GAGAACTTGCCAGGTTGGAACTACACCTTCTGGCAGTGGTTTGATGGGGTGATGGAGGTGCTGAAGAAACATCACAAGCCCCACTGGAATGACGG GGCCATCTTAGGCTTTGTGAATAAGCAACAGGCCCACGACCTGCTCATCAACAAGCCAGATGGAACCTTCCTACTGCGCTTCAGCGACTCAGAAATTGGAGGCATCACCATTGCCTGGAAGTTTGACTCTC CGGACCGAAACCTCTGGAATCTGAAGCCGTTCACCACGCGAGATTTCTCCATACGGTCCCTGGCTGACCGACTGGGGGACCTGAGCTACCTCATCTATGTATTCCCAGACCGACCCAAGGATGAGGTCTTTGCCAAGTACTACACTCCTATACTTG CAAAAGCAGTGGATGGGTACGTGAAGCCACAGATCAGACAAGTGGTCCCCGA GTTTATCAATGCATCTGCAGATGCTGGAGCCAGCGCCACCTACATGGACCAGGCCCCATCTCCAGTGGTGTGCCCCCAGGCTCATTACAACATGTACCCACAAAA CTCCGACCAAGATGGAGAATTTGACCTGGATGAGTCCATGGATGTTGCCAGGCATGTGGAAGAGCTCTTACGCCGGCCCATAGACAGCCTCGACCCCCGCCTCTCCCCACCCGCTGGCCTCTTCACCTCTGCCAGAGGCTCCCTGTCCTGA